A genomic segment from Vicinamibacterales bacterium encodes:
- the mraY gene encoding phospho-N-acetylmuramoyl-pentapeptide-transferase — protein sequence MLYHLLYPFHTELSVLNVTRYITFRTAIASLTALAISLLLGPWMIRKLREAQIGQVIRVEGPAAHQPKAGTPTMGGLLILTAALTPTLLWADLTNPYIWIAVLSTIAFGAVGFVDDYLKISRQSHHGLRPRYKFVAQIAIAVGVGMALLALTDEGVYNTNLIFPFFKDFVPDLGWLYVPFVVLVLVGSSNAVNLTDGLDGLAIGTFTVAAAAFTGLAYVTGHRVLAEYLLLVGFPPTAELTIFCGSLVGASLGFLWYNSYPADIFMGDVGSLALGGALGTVAVLIKQELLLPLVGGIFVLEATSVIIQVAVFRMTGRRVFKMAPLHHHFELSGWSEPKIIGRSLIVAVIFALFTLTTLKLR from the coding sequence ATGCTGTATCACCTACTGTACCCGTTCCATACTGAGTTATCGGTGCTCAACGTGACGCGTTACATCACGTTTCGGACCGCCATTGCGAGTCTCACCGCGTTGGCGATCAGTCTTCTATTGGGCCCATGGATGATCCGAAAACTCCGCGAGGCGCAGATCGGCCAAGTCATCCGAGTGGAAGGGCCGGCAGCACACCAGCCAAAGGCTGGTACGCCAACGATGGGTGGATTGTTAATCCTTACTGCAGCACTCACGCCGACATTACTGTGGGCCGACCTCACGAACCCGTATATCTGGATTGCCGTCTTATCGACGATTGCATTCGGTGCGGTTGGGTTTGTTGATGACTACCTCAAGATCAGCAGACAGTCGCATCATGGACTACGCCCCCGCTACAAGTTCGTGGCCCAGATTGCCATCGCCGTGGGGGTGGGCATGGCTCTACTGGCTTTAACCGACGAGGGTGTTTACAACACGAACCTGATCTTTCCGTTCTTTAAGGACTTCGTTCCTGACCTCGGCTGGTTATATGTGCCGTTCGTTGTCCTGGTCCTTGTTGGCTCATCTAATGCTGTCAACCTTACTGATGGTCTAGACGGTTTAGCGATCGGTACCTTTACGGTGGCGGCAGCTGCGTTCACTGGGTTGGCCTATGTCACTGGCCATCGCGTGCTTGCGGAATATCTTCTGCTTGTTGGATTTCCGCCAACTGCTGAATTGACGATCTTTTGCGGTTCACTGGTCGGGGCGAGCCTCGGATTCCTCTGGTACAACTCTTATCCAGCCGACATATTCATGGGTGATGTCGGCTCCTTAGCACTTGGTGGTGCGCTCGGTACCGTTGCCGTGTTGATCAAGCAAGAGCTTCTCCTACCTCTGGTCGGTGGGATTTTTGTCCTCGAAGCGACTTCAGTGATTATCCAGGTGGCCGTGTTTCGTATGACCGGACGTCGAGTCTTTAAGATGGCGCCGCTCCATCATCACTTTGAACTCAGTGGATGGAGTGAACCGAAGATCATCGGACGGTCTCTCATCGTAGCGGTGATATTTGCGCTGTTTACCCTAACGACCCTGAAGCTTCGTTAG
- the murG gene encoding undecaprenyldiphospho-muramoylpentapeptide beta-N-acetylglucosaminyltransferase, with translation MVDLSVVIAGGGTGGHVFPGIAVGRELLRQRPEASVIFVGTSRGLEAKAVPRAGFKVEFIRSSGLKGRTWLETAYAAMLLPLSAWDAWRVVSRCKPDLVVGVGGYSSGPLVLVAALRGVPTMLLEQNAVPGLTNRLLAPFVRSAAVSFESTLIFFGRKGFVSGNPVRPEFLDPMVQSDTPSDSCRLLVVGGSQGAQKINEAMMSAAPALAAIRPRLIITHQAGPRDVDPVQEAYDTAGIEARVASFLEPIAPEMHASEIVLCRAGATTLAELAAVGRASILVPLATATDDHQRRNAEVIADAGGAEVLLQDDLRTTVAQRVGALVADPSRRTLMAKAMQGFARPDAARVIIERALRLVVS, from the coding sequence ATGGTCGACCTCAGTGTGGTGATTGCAGGTGGAGGGACTGGAGGCCACGTATTTCCTGGCATTGCAGTCGGCAGGGAACTGCTGCGCCAGCGTCCGGAAGCATCGGTGATATTCGTAGGCACTTCACGGGGATTAGAGGCGAAGGCAGTGCCCCGGGCGGGATTCAAGGTCGAGTTTATCCGCAGTTCGGGTTTGAAGGGCAGAACTTGGCTGGAGACGGCATATGCCGCGATGCTACTTCCCCTGAGCGCTTGGGATGCGTGGCGCGTAGTCTCCCGTTGCAAGCCAGACCTTGTGGTAGGCGTTGGAGGATACAGTTCGGGCCCACTCGTGTTGGTGGCCGCACTGCGAGGTGTTCCGACCATGCTATTGGAGCAAAATGCTGTGCCAGGGTTGACGAATCGTCTACTGGCACCGTTCGTACGGTCTGCAGCCGTTTCGTTCGAGAGCACGCTAATATTTTTCGGTCGCAAAGGCTTCGTGAGTGGCAACCCCGTGCGTCCGGAGTTCTTGGACCCGATGGTCCAGAGCGACACGCCGTCCGACAGCTGTCGACTACTCGTCGTGGGTGGGTCTCAGGGCGCACAAAAGATCAACGAGGCGATGATGAGCGCTGCACCGGCGCTCGCGGCAATTCGCCCACGGCTGATTATTACCCACCAAGCTGGGCCTCGAGATGTCGACCCTGTGCAAGAAGCCTACGACACAGCTGGAATCGAGGCACGGGTGGCGTCTTTTCTCGAACCTATCGCTCCGGAGATGCACGCCTCGGAGATTGTCCTCTGTCGTGCGGGTGCGACAACGCTCGCGGAACTCGCGGCAGTAGGTCGCGCGAGCATCTTGGTGCCTCTTGCCACAGCTACCGACGATCACCAGCGCCGGAACGCGGAAGTGATCGCAGACGCTGGCGGTGCCGAAGTGTTACTGCAGGACGATTTACGAACGACGGTAGCTCAGCGGGTTGGCGCACTCGTTGCCGACCCGTCGCGCCGAACCCTGATGGCCAAGGCCATGCAAGGGTTTGCGCGCCCAGACGCTGCACGCGTCATTATCGAACGTGCCCTTCGGTTGGTGGTGTCGTGA
- the ftsW gene encoding putative lipid II flippase FtsW, which translates to MALKLKSDKVLFLAAFLLVCVSVVMVYVASSAHAAEQYQNAEYYLWKQLSVAIVGLFALWILMHMDYRNYRQPVIIWTALVGIIVLLVAVLFSKEVGGARRWLWLPGIGVQPSEFAKLVVILFSAAILERRMNRINDIGYALAPIAIVLATVSILILLEPDLGTAVSIIAIVGVMIFTAGLSFRYLLGGGLVILPLFVAVVAYSPERVTRWMTFTDPWHDPLGDGWQVIQSLIAVGTGGIWGVGRGAGVQQLGFLPEPHTDFIYAVIAEETGLIGATAVLLCFCVVVWRGARIALRAPDRFGAFIAIGLTTMLTLQAFMNISVVLSLLPTTGIPLPFVSSGGSSLLCSLVGMGVLLNVSQHASAEG; encoded by the coding sequence ATGGCGCTAAAGCTAAAGTCAGACAAGGTGCTTTTTCTGGCTGCTTTTCTCTTGGTTTGCGTGAGTGTCGTGATGGTCTATGTCGCATCATCTGCGCATGCCGCTGAGCAGTACCAGAACGCGGAGTATTACCTTTGGAAACAGTTGAGCGTAGCGATCGTTGGACTCTTTGCCCTCTGGATTCTGATGCACATGGACTACCGGAATTATCGCCAGCCGGTCATTATTTGGACTGCGTTAGTCGGCATTATCGTGCTCTTGGTGGCCGTGTTGTTCTCGAAGGAGGTTGGCGGAGCACGAAGATGGCTTTGGTTGCCTGGGATCGGCGTCCAACCCTCAGAGTTTGCGAAGCTGGTAGTGATTCTATTCTCGGCTGCGATTCTCGAACGTCGGATGAATCGTATTAATGACATCGGCTACGCGCTCGCACCGATAGCGATCGTTCTAGCGACCGTAAGCATACTAATACTGCTGGAACCTGACCTCGGAACGGCGGTATCCATTATCGCGATTGTTGGGGTCATGATCTTCACCGCTGGCCTCAGTTTTCGGTATCTACTTGGAGGTGGGCTCGTCATCCTTCCACTGTTCGTTGCTGTCGTTGCCTATTCACCGGAGCGAGTGACTCGCTGGATGACATTTACGGATCCGTGGCATGACCCGTTGGGTGATGGGTGGCAGGTGATCCAGTCTCTGATTGCCGTTGGGACCGGCGGTATCTGGGGTGTAGGGAGGGGTGCTGGCGTGCAGCAGTTAGGTTTTCTGCCGGAGCCCCACACGGACTTCATCTATGCGGTCATTGCGGAAGAGACCGGCCTAATTGGAGCGACAGCAGTGCTGCTTTGCTTTTGTGTTGTTGTCTGGCGAGGAGCCCGGATCGCACTCCGCGCCCCTGATCGATTCGGTGCATTTATAGCGATAGGCCTCACTACGATGTTGACGCTTCAGGCCTTCATGAACATCAGTGTGGTGCTTAGTCTGCTACCCACCACGGGAATCCCACTGCCGTTTGTGAGCTCGGGTGGTTCGTCACTCCTCTGTAGTCTGGTGGGGATGGGTGTCCTACTCAACGTGTCACAGCACGCGTCGGCGGAGGGGTGA
- the murD gene encoding UDP-N-acetylmuramoyl-L-alanine--D-glutamate ligase — MVEKVQSEANTEFTVEGRRVIVVGAARSGLAAAELLAARGADVVVTDICTAVNQDLGRWSKRVTFELGEHRNQTFLGADLVVLSPGVSPEQSAVRTARESGIPVIGELELASRWLSGRVVAVTGTKGKSTTSLLAGRLLDAAGFSTLVGGNVGPALSAQVAQSTPDVIHVVETSSFQLELTEQFHPWIAVVLNVSPDHLDRHGTLERYTAAKAKILANQGDTDWLVVNADDPQVLAMVDGSDARRLPFALDTSIPDGITLVDDVIARRMPSGSVPLVPRSAVQLIGRHLLQDVLAAVAIGVIVGATPEAMTRAVAAFEGLEHTLEPVRRIGGVQFINDSKATNLTAARHAIESLGPGLVPIVGGRFKGGDWRVLQDGLVQRAKALVAIGEARPQIVEVLGGSVPVHEADSLAEAVRMGFTLAAPRGTVLLAPACASFDMFRDYAERGRCFKEEVERLAGSVTEIGEQ; from the coding sequence ATGGTTGAAAAGGTGCAGTCAGAAGCCAACACGGAGTTCACGGTTGAGGGGCGCCGAGTGATCGTTGTCGGCGCCGCACGTAGCGGATTAGCGGCGGCTGAGCTCCTCGCTGCGCGAGGCGCTGACGTTGTGGTAACGGACATATGCACCGCGGTGAACCAGGACCTTGGCCGGTGGTCGAAACGGGTGACATTTGAACTCGGCGAGCATCGGAACCAAACGTTCCTCGGTGCCGACCTTGTGGTTCTGAGCCCAGGGGTGTCACCTGAGCAGTCAGCGGTTCGGACAGCACGTGAATCTGGTATTCCGGTTATTGGTGAGCTGGAGTTGGCGTCTCGATGGCTGAGTGGACGAGTCGTGGCGGTGACTGGGACCAAGGGTAAATCGACTACGAGCTTGCTTGCAGGCCGGCTTCTCGACGCCGCAGGATTCTCAACTCTGGTCGGTGGAAACGTCGGCCCGGCGCTAAGTGCCCAAGTTGCACAGTCGACACCTGACGTGATTCACGTTGTGGAGACTAGCAGTTTTCAATTGGAACTGACGGAGCAGTTTCATCCTTGGATTGCTGTCGTTCTCAATGTCTCTCCCGATCACTTGGATCGCCACGGGACGTTAGAGCGATACACCGCCGCTAAAGCGAAGATCCTGGCCAATCAAGGAGACACGGACTGGCTCGTGGTTAATGCCGATGATCCGCAGGTGCTCGCAATGGTTGACGGGAGTGATGCCCGGCGTTTGCCGTTCGCCTTGGACACATCGATTCCTGACGGTATCACGCTGGTCGATGACGTTATTGCGCGCCGGATGCCATCAGGGTCCGTGCCCCTAGTACCCCGCTCCGCAGTCCAGCTCATCGGCCGGCATCTTTTACAGGATGTCCTCGCGGCCGTCGCCATAGGAGTCATCGTCGGCGCGACACCTGAAGCGATGACACGTGCGGTGGCGGCATTCGAAGGTCTTGAGCACACGCTGGAGCCAGTGCGCCGGATCGGGGGTGTCCAGTTTATTAATGATTCAAAAGCGACAAATCTCACCGCCGCGCGACACGCTATTGAAAGCCTCGGTCCAGGCTTGGTGCCCATAGTCGGTGGGCGGTTTAAGGGTGGTGACTGGCGGGTTTTGCAGGACGGGTTGGTTCAGCGAGCGAAGGCGCTGGTGGCCATCGGTGAGGCGAGGCCGCAGATCGTGGAGGTGCTCGGCGGCAGCGTGCCAGTGCACGAAGCTGATTCTCTTGCTGAGGCGGTGAGGATGGGGTTCACGCTGGCAGCACCGCGTGGCACGGTGCTGTTGGCCCCAGCGTGTGCCAGTTTTGACATGTTCCGGGACTACGCGGAACGGGGCCGGTGTTTTAAGGAAGAAGTAGAGCGTTTAGCGGGAAGCGTGACGGAAATCGGTGAGCAGTGA
- a CDS encoding UDP-N-acetylmuramoyl-L-alanyl-D-glutamate--2,6-diaminopimelate ligase, with protein MTLGELLSRTSTLLGEELTTEDGHGDVLARPVTSIAYNSKQMSPGAVFVGLRGQRSDGTTFAGEAEQQGAVCIVSASPVTPGINLPWVRVQDARQALAGLSVEFFGHPSQELSVIGITGTNGKTTTACLIQSIFESAGVQCGRMGTIGHQFGSTHQVASLTTPEASEIQQMLREMIENSIGACALEVSSHALALHRVTHTRFTTAVFTNLTRDHLDFHGNMNRYFEAKRRLFELLPHGQPSILNIDDPRGSTLADSVERPVTYALRSEADVTCSSVEGSLTGLRFDVRTPRGEIRVRSALIGQANVYNILAAVATAVALDVSFSAIETGIAAVTAVPGRFEIVSDATDEVAVVIDFAHTDDALRLLLESARPLTPGRLITVFGCGGDRDRSKRPLMGAVAARLSDLVVVTSDNPRSEDPAAIIEDIVAGIETGHAGQKGDRASVRDVGEETPFMTIVDRAEAISHAVGQACRGDVVIIAGKGHETYQVIAGETVPFNDAAVARAALTKRRSSARVS; from the coding sequence ATGACCCTAGGTGAACTGCTCTCACGGACGAGCACGCTGCTGGGGGAGGAGTTGACGACTGAGGACGGCCACGGAGATGTTCTAGCGCGCCCCGTTACATCGATCGCGTACAACTCAAAGCAAATGTCACCTGGAGCCGTGTTCGTCGGGCTTCGTGGACAGCGATCTGATGGAACGACGTTCGCGGGTGAGGCCGAACAGCAGGGTGCGGTGTGCATCGTTTCAGCTTCACCGGTGACCCCGGGTATCAACCTGCCGTGGGTGCGCGTACAGGACGCCAGACAGGCGCTGGCGGGACTGTCCGTTGAGTTCTTTGGGCATCCGAGCCAGGAGCTCTCGGTCATCGGCATCACCGGCACTAACGGGAAGACGACCACCGCGTGCCTGATTCAAAGCATTTTTGAATCGGCAGGTGTGCAGTGCGGCCGCATGGGGACGATCGGTCACCAGTTCGGCTCGACTCACCAGGTAGCATCACTGACCACACCTGAAGCGAGCGAAATTCAGCAGATGCTCAGGGAGATGATTGAAAACAGTATCGGTGCGTGTGCTCTGGAGGTGTCATCACACGCACTCGCTCTACACCGGGTAACCCACACCCGCTTTACGACGGCGGTTTTCACCAATCTGACTCGCGACCACTTGGATTTTCACGGAAATATGAATCGCTACTTTGAGGCGAAGCGCAGGTTGTTTGAGTTGCTCCCACATGGGCAGCCGTCGATTCTTAATATCGACGATCCCCGCGGCTCCACCTTGGCGGATTCCGTTGAGCGACCGGTCACCTATGCCCTTCGGAGCGAAGCTGACGTGACCTGCAGTTCAGTTGAGGGGTCTCTAACTGGATTGCGATTCGATGTGCGAACGCCACGAGGTGAAATAAGGGTGCGATCAGCGCTTATCGGACAAGCGAACGTCTACAACATCCTTGCAGCAGTGGCCACGGCTGTGGCGCTCGATGTGTCGTTTAGCGCGATCGAAACGGGCATCGCGGCGGTGACGGCCGTGCCGGGTCGGTTCGAAATTGTGTCGGATGCAACCGATGAAGTCGCGGTAGTGATCGACTTTGCTCACACGGACGACGCACTGAGGTTGCTGTTGGAGTCCGCCCGGCCATTGACGCCAGGAAGATTAATCACCGTGTTCGGATGCGGTGGTGACCGTGACCGCTCCAAGCGTCCCCTTATGGGAGCCGTGGCGGCCCGCTTGAGCGATCTCGTGGTTGTGACCTCGGACAATCCGCGTTCGGAGGATCCGGCAGCGATTATTGAGGACATCGTTGCCGGCATAGAGACGGGGCACGCCGGCCAAAAGGGAGATCGTGCTTCGGTTCGGGACGTAGGAGAGGAAACACCATTTATGACCATTGTCGATCGAGCTGAAGCGATTAGCCACGCTGTTGGGCAGGCGTGCAGAGGTGACGTTGTGATCATTGCGGGTAAGGGTCACGAAACTTATCAGGTTATCGCTGGCGAGACGGTGCCGTTCAACGATGCTGCCGTGGCTCGTGCAGCACTGACGAAGCGGCGGAGTAGTGCGCGCGTGTCGTGA
- the murF gene encoding UDP-N-acetylmuramoyl-tripeptide--D-alanyl-D-alanine ligase gives MPKQPPWQLTAEEIASVVGGTLVSGEQDERFGPVSIDTRTLAAGDLFFAIRGDRFDGHDFVSGALDCGARGVVVSDRRAVPTSVTAVVIIVQDTVGALQALAQHVRSGSGARVIAITGSTGKTSTKEIVAVMLQTRYRVVRNQGNRNNHIGLPLSLLALLARPELAVVELGMNHVGEIARLVAIAKPDVRVWTNVGDAHVGLLGSVERVADAKAEIMEGATPDSLLIANADDAYVMSRAHQFPGQVVTFGIHAPADVKAGDVRDRGLSGIEATITTSEASLPLRVPLLGLGQFANVLAAVTVALQFQIPLHTIAAEASALKPFVHRGEVFRLRNDIVVVDDSYNSSPSALTVALEILNTEKADGRRVAVLGEMRELGSRGRELHRHSGLMAAKCGLDLLVSVGGPDAIALADGAVDGGLNPEQVHHVTTSDEAGPLTASLLQTSDLVVVKGSRGVQTDLVVEYLKSELA, from the coding sequence GTGCCGAAGCAGCCACCTTGGCAATTGACGGCAGAGGAGATCGCTAGTGTTGTCGGGGGGACGTTGGTTTCGGGTGAGCAAGATGAGCGGTTTGGGCCAGTCTCAATCGACACACGCACCCTAGCCGCTGGTGATTTGTTTTTTGCGATTCGTGGCGACCGGTTCGATGGTCATGACTTTGTGTCAGGTGCGCTCGATTGCGGAGCTCGAGGTGTGGTGGTGAGTGATCGCAGAGCGGTACCGACTTCGGTGACAGCGGTCGTCATCATCGTACAGGACACTGTCGGAGCGTTGCAGGCCTTGGCTCAGCATGTCCGGAGTGGGTCTGGGGCGCGTGTCATCGCGATCACCGGTAGCACAGGTAAGACATCAACTAAAGAGATCGTTGCAGTGATGCTTCAGACCCGTTATCGAGTTGTTCGAAATCAGGGTAACCGGAATAACCATATTGGGCTTCCGCTATCACTTTTGGCCTTACTGGCACGGCCGGAACTCGCCGTCGTGGAACTTGGCATGAACCACGTTGGCGAGATCGCACGTCTAGTAGCCATCGCAAAACCTGACGTTCGTGTATGGACTAATGTTGGGGACGCACATGTGGGGTTACTCGGCTCAGTCGAGAGGGTTGCCGACGCTAAGGCCGAGATCATGGAAGGGGCAACCCCCGACAGTTTATTGATTGCGAATGCCGACGACGCGTATGTGATGTCGCGCGCTCACCAGTTTCCTGGACAGGTCGTCACGTTTGGAATTCACGCACCAGCTGATGTCAAGGCGGGCGATGTACGCGATCGGGGCCTTAGTGGTATTGAGGCCACCATCACCACCAGCGAAGCATCGTTGCCGCTACGGGTGCCGCTCCTTGGACTCGGACAATTTGCGAATGTGCTAGCAGCGGTCACTGTCGCGTTACAGTTCCAGATTCCACTCCATACGATCGCGGCTGAGGCGAGCGCACTGAAACCGTTTGTGCATCGGGGCGAGGTGTTCAGGCTGCGGAACGACATTGTTGTTGTCGATGACTCCTACAATTCGAGTCCATCGGCTCTCACGGTTGCGCTGGAAATCTTGAACACTGAAAAGGCCGACGGGCGACGGGTGGCTGTGCTCGGCGAAATGCGTGAGTTGGGTTCGCGCGGTCGGGAACTCCACCGGCACAGCGGCCTCATGGCTGCCAAATGCGGACTTGATCTATTGGTGTCAGTGGGTGGCCCGGATGCGATCGCTTTAGCGGACGGTGCGGTCGATGGGGGCCTCAACCCGGAACAGGTTCACCACGTCACCACTAGTGATGAGGCCGGCCCGTTGACTGCGTCATTACTGCAGACGAGCGATCTCGTAGTCGTCAAAGGGTCCCGTGGCGTGCAGACCGACTTGGTCGTCGAGTATTTGAAATCGGAGCTGGCGTGA